One genomic window of Vibrio rhizosphaerae includes the following:
- a CDS encoding argininosuccinate synthase gives MSKVQVNKVVVAYSGGLDTSVIIPWLKENYGCEVVAFVADVGQGADELVGIEEKAIASGASECHVVDLKDEFVAEYIYPSLKTGAYYEGKYLLGTSMARPVIAKAQVEVARKVGADALAHGCTGKGNDQVRFEGAFSALAPDLHVIAPWREWDLESREECLDYLAERNIPCAASLTKIYSRDANAWHISTEGGVLESTWNAPNDDCWAWTVDPKKAPDAAETVTLKIENGEVVAVDGQAMSPYEVLVCLNEKGAKHGVGRIDIVENRLVGMKSRGCYETPGGTIMMEALRAVEQLVLDKTAFEFREEIGIKASHLIYDGRWFTPLRESVFAAAESLAKDVNGEVVIELYKGHATAIQKRSPNSLYSEEFATFGADDVYDQSHAGGFIRLYSLSSRIRSLNAAKQK, from the coding sequence ATGAGTAAGGTTCAAGTAAACAAAGTTGTTGTTGCATACTCTGGCGGTCTGGACACGTCAGTCATTATCCCATGGTTAAAAGAAAACTATGGTTGTGAAGTGGTCGCATTCGTTGCCGATGTCGGTCAGGGTGCAGATGAGTTGGTCGGTATCGAAGAGAAAGCCATTGCCTCCGGTGCGTCTGAATGTCATGTGGTTGATCTGAAAGATGAGTTTGTTGCCGAATATATTTATCCAAGCCTGAAAACCGGTGCGTACTACGAAGGGAAGTATTTACTCGGTACCTCAATGGCGCGTCCGGTCATTGCGAAAGCACAGGTTGAAGTGGCGCGTAAAGTCGGCGCGGATGCTCTGGCTCACGGCTGTACCGGGAAAGGGAATGATCAGGTGCGTTTCGAAGGGGCATTCTCTGCATTGGCACCGGACCTTCATGTGATTGCGCCATGGCGTGAATGGGATCTGGAAAGCCGTGAAGAGTGTCTGGATTATCTGGCTGAGCGGAATATTCCTTGTGCAGCGTCACTGACGAAAATCTATTCGCGTGATGCCAATGCATGGCACATCTCGACCGAAGGCGGTGTACTGGAAAGCACTTGGAATGCACCGAATGATGATTGTTGGGCGTGGACCGTTGATCCGAAGAAAGCACCGGATGCTGCTGAAACCGTGACACTGAAAATTGAAAATGGTGAAGTGGTTGCTGTTGATGGCCAGGCGATGTCTCCTTATGAAGTGCTGGTTTGCCTGAATGAGAAAGGTGCAAAACATGGTGTCGGTCGGATCGATATCGTTGAAAACCGTCTGGTCGGCATGAAATCTCGTGGTTGTTATGAAACTCCGGGAGGCACGATTATGATGGAAGCGCTGCGTGCCGTTGAGCAGCTGGTTCTGGATAAAACCGCATTTGAATTCCGTGAAGAGATCGGGATTAAAGCATCGCATCTGATTTATGATGGTCGTTGGTTTACCCCATTACGTGAATCAGTTTTTGCCGCAGCCGAGTCACTGGCAAAAGATGTCAACGGTGAAGTCGTGATCGAACTGTATAAAGGTCATGCCACTGCGATTCAAAAACGTTCTCCAAATAGCCTTTACTCAGAAGAGTTTGCGACATTTGGTGCCGATGATGTGTATGACCAGAGTCACGCAGGTGGATTTATCCGTCTATACTCTCTTTCAAGTCGTATCCGATCGCTGAATGCAGCAAAACAAAAATAA
- a CDS encoding DUF3624 domain-containing protein, producing MTCNNCESGWFWKKIGRCQRCMNQLSVLCVLFWVSWLLWGIQHTKSVEGIALIGFGLAVHLLLSLHLWMKFIVLPLRNRKPH from the coding sequence ATGACTTGTAACAACTGTGAATCTGGCTGGTTTTGGAAAAAAATAGGTCGCTGTCAGCGCTGTATGAACCAGTTAAGTGTCCTTTGTGTCTTATTCTGGGTCAGCTGGCTGCTGTGGGGAATACAGCATACAAAATCGGTTGAAGGGATTGCACTCATCGGTTTTGGGCTTGCGGTTCATCTGCTGCTCAGTCTTCACCTCTGGATGAAATTTATTGTTCTGCCATTACGGAACAGAAAACCGCACTAG
- a CDS encoding glutathione peroxidase, with protein sequence MLTSKKGQPVPQVTFPTRQGDQWVNVTTDELFKGKTVIVFSLPGAFTPTCSSSHLPRYNELFPVFQEHGVDDILCVSVNDTFVMNAWKNDQEADNITFIPDGNGEFTAGMGMLVNKHDLGFGQRSWRYSMLVKDGIVEEMFIEPNEPGDPFKVSDADTMLKHISPGYQLQESVTIFTKPGCPFCAKAKQALIDHGMQYEEVVLGKDATTVSLRAITGRSTVPQVYIGGKHIGGSEELDIYLRESTTN encoded by the coding sequence ATGTTGACATCTAAAAAAGGCCAGCCCGTTCCACAAGTCACCTTTCCGACACGTCAGGGGGATCAGTGGGTCAATGTAACCACCGATGAATTATTCAAAGGGAAAACCGTCATTGTTTTTAGTCTTCCCGGCGCATTTACCCCGACATGCTCTTCAAGCCATCTACCACGCTACAATGAGTTATTCCCTGTCTTTCAAGAGCATGGTGTCGATGACATCTTGTGTGTGTCGGTAAACGATACATTCGTGATGAATGCCTGGAAAAACGATCAGGAAGCCGACAACATTACTTTTATTCCGGATGGCAATGGCGAATTCACTGCCGGTATGGGGATGTTAGTCAATAAACACGATTTAGGATTCGGTCAACGTTCATGGCGTTACAGCATGCTGGTCAAAGATGGCATCGTTGAAGAAATGTTTATTGAACCCAATGAACCGGGTGACCCATTCAAGGTTTCAGATGCCGATACAATGCTGAAACATATTTCTCCGGGATATCAGCTTCAGGAATCAGTCACCATTTTTACCAAACCGGGTTGCCCATTCTGTGCCAAAGCCAAACAGGCCCTGATCGACCATGGTATGCAATATGAAGAAGTCGTCTTAGGCAAAGATGCGACAACCGTCAGCCTGCGTGCGATTACCGGCCGTTCCACGGTCCCTCAAGTTTACATTGGTGGCAAACATATTGGCGGCAGCGAAGAACTGGACATCTACTTGCGCGAATCCACCACCAACTAA